The Amphiura filiformis chromosome 12, Afil_fr2py, whole genome shotgun sequence genome includes a region encoding these proteins:
- the LOC140166671 gene encoding broad substrate specificity ATP-binding cassette transporter ABCG2-like produces MYQPMNQIDVPVGAQNVAVTCVNFMGGTTNVNITTNGNTKEQGITKDAGSGNILSFHDIHYTVQYKEGICKKANKTILNGIRGVFKPGLNAIMGPTGSGKTTLLDILAARKDSNGLTGKVLINSKPLPSDFRLISGYVVQNDVVMATLTVRENLAFSAALRLPSLISKKERQQRVEDVIQELGLEECANKKIGNEFIHGVSGGEKKRTGVGIELIIKPGILFLDEPTSGLDASTAGSVMRLLEELTRKRHSTIIFSIHQPRDHIYSLFNRLHLLSRGETVYHGATMDVLDFFRANGYVREEQDTRHPADFLLDSIQENEARASSKPNTTKADAVDVRSVEGSSMLNTVDMQDAKTEAYYPHELLCECFKKSDYYSHMATEVDAMYEKFKFEEVTKQKYNYRTSFVTQLISAIVFSILVGLIYFQLGRDPASAIQDRIGALFVMVVQSGYVNVNSLRTFMTEQLIFL; encoded by the exons ATGTATCAACCAATGAATCAAATCGACGTTCCCGTAGGAGCCCAAAATGTTGCTGTTACATGCGTTAACTTTATGGGCGGAACTACCAACGTCAACATCACAACCAACGGCAACACCAAGGAACAAGGGATCACTAAGGACGCAGGATCGGGTAACATATTGTCATTTCATGATATTCACTATACGGTTCAATACAAAGAAGGAATATGCAAGAAAGCTAACAAGACTATTCTGAACGGAATAAG aggTGTGTTCAAACCAGGTTTAAATGCTATAATGGGTCCTACTGGGAGCGGGAAAACAAC ACTTCTAGACATTTTGGCTGCTCGTAAAGATAGCAATGGACTCACAGGGAAAGTTCTCATAAACAGCAAACCTTTACCATCTGATTTCCGGCTGATTTCTGGATACGTCGTACAG AATGATGTCGTTATGGCAACGCTCACAGTCCGTGAGAATCTGGCGTTCTCGGCAGCTCTGCGTCTTCCGTCTTTAATAAGTAAGAAGGAAAGACAGCAGAGAGTAGAAGATGTCATACAGGAACTTGGACTTGAAGAATGTGCCAATAAAAAG ATTGGTAATGAGTTTATCCATGGAGTGTCAGGAGGAGAGAAGAAGCGAACTGGCGTTGGCATCGAATTGATTATAAAACCTGGAATTCTGTTTTTGGATGAACCAACTTCAGGACTTGATGCGAGCACTGCAGGATCTGTCATGAGATTATTAGAAGA ATTAACACGAAAAAGGCACAGTACCATCATATTTTCTATTCATCAACCACGGGATCACATTTACAGTCTTTTCAATAGACTGCATCTGCTTTCAAGAGGTGAAACCGTTTACCACGGAGCGACAATGGATGTCTTGGACTTTTTTAGGGCAAAtg GTTATGTACGTGAGGAACAAGATACTCGTCACCCAGCCGATTTTCTCCTTGATTCCATACAAGAAAACGAAGCAAGAGCCTCGAGTAAACCCAATACAACCAAAGCAGATGCCGTAG ATGTACGTTCAGTTGAAGGTTCAAGCATGTTGAACACAGTGGACATGCAGGATGCTAAAACGGAGGCTTATTACCCACACGAGCTACTGTGTGAATGCTTTAAGAAATCTGATTACTACAGTCATATGGCGACCGAAGTTGATGCCATGTATGAGAAATTCAAATTCGAAGAAGTCACAAAACAGAAATACAACTACAGAACCTCATTTGTGACGCAG CTGATCAGTGCTATTGTTTTTAGCATCCTCGTGGGCTTAATCTACTTTCAGTTAGGCAGAGACCCTGCAAGTGCTATTCAAGACag AATCGGGGCCTTATTCGTAATGGTAGTACAAAGTGGCTATGTCAACGTTAATTCACTGCGTACTTTCATGACTGAACAATTGATATTTCTGTAA
- the LOC140166673 gene encoding uncharacterized protein, giving the protein MSHDVVSLFTNTPVSESLNIIRKRLEDDNTLKERTKLTIDNIMEVLEFALTTTYFSFRGQIYQQRFGTAMGSPVSPIVANLYILWLEQEALVTAPHDIKPRLWKRYVDDVLEIVNKGSAEPLTEHLNQIDKTGNIKFTYETEEDQQIPFLDTLIVRKSDGTLKLLKDEKCSKREQITEQLGEEEGGLDGFASEKEGEEEEKESGRGGRVNR; this is encoded by the exons ATGTCTCATGACGTGGTATCCTTATTCACTAACACCCCGGTCAGCGAATCCTTGAATATTATTAGGAAGCGTTTGGAGGATGATAACACCTTGAAAGAACGGACTAAGCTAACCATAGACAACATCATGGAAGTACTTGAATTTGCTCTTACCACCACTTATTTTTCCTTTCGGGGACAAATATACCAACAACGGTTTGGCACGGCTATGGGTTCCCCGGTCAGCCCTATAGTAGCGAATTTGTACATACTGTGGCTCGAGCAAGAAGCACTCGTCACAGCCCCCCATGACATAAAACCGAGGCTATGGAAACGCTATGTGGACGATGTGTTGGAGATAGTCAATAAAGGATCCGCAGAACCCCTCACTGAGCATTTAAATCAAATCGACAAAACCGGCAATATTAAATTCACTTATGAAACGGAGGAAGATCAGCAAATCCCATTCTTAGATACGCTAATTGTCAGGAAATCAGACGGGACTCTCAAACTGTTA AAAGATGAGAAATGCTCTAAGAGGGAGCAGATCACAGAACAACTTGGCGAGGAAGAAGGCGGAT TGGATGGATTTGCTTCAGAGAAAGAGGGAGAGGAGGAGGAAAAAGAGAGTGGGAGAGGGGGAAGGGTGAACAGAtga